The following is a genomic window from Neodiprion pinetum isolate iyNeoPine1 chromosome 3, iyNeoPine1.2, whole genome shotgun sequence.
CAGTACGGAGTGATGAAGCGACGACGGATCACTGCGGCCGaatgaatattgtaaaaacacTAGAGAGACACAATGCTCACCTTCTCCGATCCCGCTATTCAGCAAAACGCCCCAGGCGAACCAAATGGCGCTTGACAGATTGAGCGCATCTTCCTCGGTACCGTCAGTGTTGGCTAGCTTGAACCTCCCGAAAGGTGAGAACCGGTCGAGGAGGTACAGAACTAGTGCCACCACGTGCACCGACACCATCACCAGGATCCAAAGTGTATTACTGAAGGGTTGCAAAAATGACACCAAAGTCGAAGACCTGGACGGCTGGAAAGTATGAAATGTTCTGTTTTCGCAATAATAATGGTAAATGAAAGATAACGAAGTAGAAATATTTCCAGGTATCGCGCACGATATTTGTCGTACCTTTTTCTCAAGGATGGTGATGCCTTGGTATTTAaacggtttactgaattctATAAATTCAGCACGTTCAGGATTTATTGTCAGCGGAGCGATGATCATGTCTGCCCGTTCATTTACTAGCTCACCTATCAATCCGCTCCATTCTTTCTTACTTCCGACTGAAAAAGAATGGAGCCTCGCTGAATGGAAACAGTTGttatgttatttttgttttttctgagCACCAACGTAAAACATCGTAAATTACAGCATTATTAGACTACATACCAGAGTTATTTCTGGCCATGTAAGTTCCAAACTGGCCATCCGGGGATAGAGCTAAGCTGTAGGTGAAATTAATCGTCTTTGCCAATTCTTTCAGCAGATCCATACAGTAACCTTTGCAGCAAAGTACCTGGGTCGctagaagtataaaaattgaattcaatcgCCGTTGAAGACTATTAGAGTATGAATACGTcgagaatgataaaatttttaggcACAAACAATTGTCATCTGTGCTGTTGAAGTGAGGACACGGTATTTCATCGGGGAGGCATGGCTTCTTATCAATGGCCTCACGAACGTATACGAATGGTTTTTCTTCTATCGTAAGCACCGTCAAATGTGTCGGGATCATGAATCCTTCCGGTTTGGTCCTCAATCGGCCTGGCCAAGTTATGTTGGCTTCTTCTACTCTCAACGTCATCTTCGTGGAATTCTATAAAACACGTCTATTAATACAAGTGCggcaaattgaaaatgtttaattatgtataattgcgGATATCTAACATTACTGCCTGCCGAGTAAAAGTATTGTCCAACCGACACTTGTTGACCTCGCTCTTTGATATTTACGATATCATACTCGGCAAAAATACGGTCCCCATTATCGTCAAATGCAACTTTTCCCGTGGCACCGTTGTGCAGAACTTGACGACGAATGTATCTAAATTAAGATTAGTACATTAGATCCTAAATCGCATGGTGCGTACGCAGGTTTTCACTCAAGCACAGTCATTGTTACTGTAAAAATAAGCATactcaaataattttttgccagTTTCCCATATAGAGCCTGAATTATCGCAATCCTGCGGTGCTTCTGTTATATTCTCAACTTCATTCATATCTCTGAGTGCTGACACGAGCACGTACCTAGAACGAAGAAAATTGTGCTGGTACGAATAATTATAGCTGACAATGAATTCAGTCATATACTCATAGGTGTAATCGTAGTTGAAACTGAATAAAACCACGCACGCACGAATGCCAATATTTTAtggatatttcaaaaaaaacttttagaaGTTCATCCGCAAGAGCAAAACGTTTTCATAATTATACCTGCTCTTGTTCTTACTGATaaacttattttcaaattgcTCACAAGCTGTCCATGATGTGCGCCTTTTCACTGGTTGCATTGAtcagtttcagacccagaAGGCCTTCCGGGGCGTTGACTGCTCCCAGTGCCTGTTCCGTAACGATCCACACATATCCACCGTCAGTCATATTCAAGGCGGCCGCATCTCGATAAATTACCTTCGCATCCGTACTCCTGGAGATTGAATGACGGTCAATTGAATTGCTAAACTTAAGCCAGTATCGTATGGATAATGCGACATGCGAGCCAAATGCCAGGGAATACTTACGAGGCGTACATCAGGTAGACTCTAGCTTGAGCATTTGCCATTTCTAGTAGCTGTTCTGTAAAGTTCATCAGGCCAGGCTCGAACTCAACAACAGATTCTACCTGTTTTAAGAACAATATTATTAAGAGCAACTGTTTGCCAAATATTGCCTAACTATAACCGATAATTATCTGACTATTGTCTGATTATATCAAACTTCAATGAGGCACAATATAAGATTTCCAAATGCAGAAACTAATCACACTATTTAACGAAACCTATACATTTTCTAATTGTGCAAAGAGGAGCTATCAGAAGTTGGTAATCACCACTTTATTCTATACGTACATAATATTTTACCTTATATTTCCTGTAAACCAAACATTAATACATGCACCTAATTGTTTTCGAGGGTGTATCAGATCGGACAGTGGTTGGGTTGGTTATTTGACTGACAGATCTTAGTTTTATACAGTAAAAATAGGTGGACAAGATAATATTTTGCATGGTTTGCAGAAAAAAGTACAGAGAATAACTTTCTTATGCTTCCGAAGTAAAATTACCGCGGAATGATGCTATCGATTCAATGCAAAGTTTCAGGGATTGTAGCTTGCGTCAAGCTTCAGACTCGCCCCGGTTTGAAATATCAGGAATATTCTACAGATAATTGGTACATTGCCAGAGTTGAAAAATCTGCTTCCTCCCGAACTTACACAATTaccgataaattgaaaacacaCGGAACTGTACAGAACCAAGTTTTCGTTATTACTTTGTACTTTGAAGTATTCCTTTTATAAATTAGTTACATcagtatatgtacatatgcactaatttttaatattatttatgatgataaatttaatttagtAATACTCACCAAGTCTGTGTTAGAGCGTTAGATTATTGATTAGATTTATAAGTTATTATAATTTGTTTTACAAACGTAGTCATCGGTGAACAGACGGAAGCATATAGCGTAAGAGCAAGGTATAGCAAAACACTGATGCCAAGCAAATAAGAGTGTCACAAGTGTTGTCAGAGAAACTGTCAATTAGAGTCACATACATAGAGATAAATGTCACAGGCAGTTTCCTTCGCAAATCAAAGTGATTAGCGATTATGTAGTACCATACATGTACAGTTAGCCGAAAGAGCTCTCGTACGGTTTAAAAAACGATGCGAAAACTTTTTCGAGTGACTGCCCGTACATAACTATAACCGACTGACACTTCGACGAGAGAAAACAATTTAAAGTTGCTTATACGATCGCAGCGCGACGttcgttttaaattttgcGATTTATCAGGCTTTTAACCGCTAGGCGTGCAAGCGGGTGGTTTAAGCCGTgtacgtgcgtgcgtgcgtttGTGTATAAGGAGCAAAGCGTGCGAATAAGCGGGCACAATCCACATTTACTTTGATCTCCACGTCGTCTTCGAGGCTTTGCGACGTCGTTTGGAATCGTCCGAGTATCGCGCGTCCATCGGTATCTGAACTGTGGATAAATATCACCTTCATGTAGTTGAAGTGCTTTAACAACTCTACCCAGACGTCGGCCTGGTGGGAATAAGGTGGAACGGTCCGCAAAAAGGACACGTGTATGTTCTGAAAGGCGAGGAATTCGTTATACAATAATCGAGTTTTCCAGTTCTTAGAGAACAGGCTATACA
Proteins encoded in this region:
- the LOC124215494 gene encoding NMDA receptor 1 isoform X1, with amino-acid sequence MGPFYRSAMLILLLPIMYTNGGLAAGSSASYSNPTYFNIGGVLSNNQSKAHFNNTIDHLNFDPQYVKKGVTYYHTVIEMDSNPIRTALSVCKYLITQRVYAVVVSHPLIGDLSPAAVSYTSGFYHIPVIGISSRDSAFSDKNIHVSFLRTVPPYSHQADVWVELLKHFNYMKVIFIHSSDTDGRAILGRFQTTSQSLEDDVEIKVESVVEFEPGLMNFTEQLLEMANAQARVYLMYASSTDAKVIYRDAAALNMTDGGYVWIVTEQALGAVNAPEGLLGLKLINATSEKAHIMDSLYVLVSALRDMNEVENITEAPQDCDNSGSIWETGKKLFEYIRRQVLHNGATGKVAFDDNGDRIFAEYDIVNIKERGQQVSVGQYFYSAGSNNSTKMTLRVEEANITWPGRLRTKPEGFMIPTHLTVLTIEEKPFVYVREAIDKKPCLPDEIPCPHFNSTDDNSTQVLCCKGYCMDLLKELAKTINFTYSLALSPDGQFGTYMARNNSARLHSFSVGSKKEWSGLIGELVNERADMIIAPLTINPERAEFIEFSKPFKYQGITILEKKPSRSSTLVSFLQPFSNTLWILVMVSVHVVALVLYLLDRFSPFGRFKLANTDGTEEDALNLSSAIWFAWGVLLNSGIGEGTPRSFSARVLGMVWAGFAMIIVASYTANLAAFLVLERPKTKLTGINDARLRNTMENLTCATVKGSAVDMYFRRQVELSNMYRTMEANNYDTAEDAIRDVKIGYGRIFHCPLMNNNDIFRITLPPNGSTVATTCRKLMAFIWDSSRLEYEAAQDCELVTAGELFGRSGYGIGLQKGSPWADAVTLAILDFHESGFMEKLDTHWILQGNVPQCEQFEKTPNTLGLKNMAGVFILVAAGILGGIGLIMIEMVYKKHQIRKQKKLELARHAADKWRGAIEKRKTLRASMAAQRRLQSNGVNDPATVSLAVDTIARTSRAPCSPGRAWPGNSDIRQRPLSRTEDIRLSPAAYTADVSHLVV
- the LOC124215494 gene encoding NMDA receptor 1 isoform X3, which gives rise to MGPFYRSAMLILLLPIMYTNGGLAAGSSASYSNPTYFNIGGVLSNNQSKAHFNNTIDHLNFDPQYVKKGVTYYHTVIEMDSNPIRTALSVCKYLITQRVYAVVVSHPLIGDLSPAAVSYTSGFYHIPVIGISSRDSAFSDKNIHVSFLRTVPPYSHQADVWVELLKHFNYMKVIFIHSSDTDGRAILGRFQTTSQSLEDDVEIKVESVVEFEPGLMNFTEQLLEMANAQARVYLMYASSTDAKVIYRDAAALNMTDGGYVWIVTEQALGAVNAPEGLLGLKLINATSEKAHIMDSLYVLVSALRDMNEVENITEAPQDCDNSGSIWETGKKLFEYIRRQVLHNGATGKVAFDDNGDRIFAEYDIVNIKERGQQVSVGQYFYSAGSNNSTKMTLRVEEANITWPGRLRTKPEGFMIPTHLTVLTIEEKPFVYVREAIDKKPCLPDEIPCPHFNSTDDNSTQVLCCKGYCMDLLKELAKTINFTYSLALSPDGQFGTYMARNNSARLHSFSVGSKKEWSGLIGELVNERADMIIAPLTINPERAEFIEFSKPFKYQGITILEKKPSRSSTLVSFLQPFSNTLWILVMVSVHVVALVLYLLDRFSPFGRFKLANTDGTEEDALNLSSAIWFAWGVLLNSGIGEGTPRSFSARVLGMVWAGFAMIIVASYTANLAAFLVLERPKTKLTGINDARLRNTMENLTCATVKGSAVDMYFRRQVELSNMYRTMEANNYDTAEDAIRDVKIGKLMAFIWDSSRLEYEAAQDCELVTAGELFGRSGYGIGLQKGSPWADAVTLAILDFHESGFMEKLDTHWILQGNVPQCEQFEKTPNTLGLKNMAGVFILVAAGILGGIGLIMIEMVYKKHQIRKQKKLELARHAADKWRGAIEKRKTLRASMAAQRRLQSNGVNDPATVSLAVDTIARTSRAPCSPGRAWPGNSDIRQRPLSRTEDIRLSPAAYTADVSHLVV
- the LOC124215494 gene encoding NMDA receptor 1 isoform X7; its protein translation is MGPFYRSAMLILLLPIMYTNGGLAAGSSASYSNPTYFNIGGVLSNNQSKAHFNNTIDHLNFDPQYVKKGVTYYHTVIEMDSNPIRTALSVCKYLITQRVYAVVVSHPLIGDLSPAAVSYTSGFYHIPVIGISSRDSAFSDKNIHVSFLRTVPPYSHQADVWVELLKHFNYMKVIFIHSSDTDGRAILGRFQTTSQSLEDDVEIKVESVVEFEPGLMNFTEQLLEMANAQARVYLMYASSTDAKVIYRDAAALNMTDGGYVWIVTEQALGAVNAPEGLLGLKLINATSEKAHIMDSLYVLVSALRDMNEVENITEAPQDCDNSGSIWETGKKLFEYIRRQVLHNGATGKVAFDDNGDRIFAEYDIVNIKERGQQVSVGQYFYSAGSNNSTKMTLRVEEANITWPGRLRTKPEGFMIPTHLTVLTIEEKPFVYVREAIDKKPCLPDEIPCPHFNSTDDNSTQVLCCKGYCMDLLKELAKTINFTYSLALSPDGQFGTYMARNNSARLHSFSVGSKKEWSGLIGELVNERADMIIAPLTINPERAEFIEFSKPFKYQGITILEKKPSRSSTLVSFLQPFSNTLWILVMVSVHVVALVLYLLDRFSPFGRFKLANTDGTEEDALNLSSAIWFAWGVLLNSGIGEGTPRSFSARVLGMVWAGFAMIIVASYTANLAAFLVLERPKTKLTGINDARLRNTMENLTCATVKGSAVDMYFRRQVELSNMYRTMEANNYDTAEDAIRDVKIGSNDLQEIDGVYMG
- the LOC124215494 gene encoding NMDA receptor 1 isoform X6, translated to MGPFYRSAMLILLLPIMYTNGGLAAGSSASYSNPTYFNIGGVLSNNQSKAHFNNTIDHLNFDPQYVKKGVTYYHTVIEMDSNPIRTALSVCKYLITQRVYAVVVSHPLIGDLSPAAVSYTSGFYHIPVIGISSRDSAFSDKNIHVSFLRTVPPYSHQADVWVELLKHFNYMKVIFIHSSDTDGRAILGRFQTTSQSLEDDVEIKVESVVEFEPGLMNFTEQLLEMANAQARVYLMYASSTDAKVIYRDAAALNMTDGGYVWIVTEQALGAVNAPEGLLGLKLINATSEKAHIMDSLYVLVSALRDMNEVENITEAPQDCDNSGSIWETGKKLFEYIRRQVLHNGATGKVAFDDNGDRIFAEYDIVNIKERGQQVSVGQYFYSAGSNNSTKMTLRVEEANITWPGRLRTKPEGFMIPTHLTVLTIEEKPFVYVREAIDKKPCLPDEIPCPHFNSTDDNSTQVLCCKGYCMDLLKELAKTINFTYSLALSPDGQFGTYMARNNSARLHSFSVGSKKEWSGLIGELVNERADMIIAPLTINPERAEFIEFSKPFKYQGITILEKKPSRSSTLVSFLQPFSNTLWILVMVSVHVVALVLYLLDRFSPFGRFKLANTDGTEEDALNLSSAIWFAWGVLLNSGIGEGTPRSFSARVLGMVWAGFAMIIVASYTANLAAFLVLERPKTKLTGINDARLRNTMENLTCATVKGSAVDMYFRRQVELSNMYRTMEANNYDTAEDAIRDVKIGYGRIFHCPLMNNNDIFRITLPPNGSTVATTCRKLMAFIWDSSRLEYEAAQDCELVTAGELFGRSGYGIGLQKGSPWADAVTLAILDFHESGFMEKLDTHWILQGNVPQCEQFEKTPNTLGLKNMAGVFILVAAGILGGIGLIMIEMVYKKHQIRKQKKLELARHAADKWRGAIEFFF
- the LOC124215494 gene encoding NMDA receptor 1 isoform X5; the encoded protein is MGPFYRSAMLILLLPIMYTNGGLAAGSSASYSNPTYFNIGGVLSNNQSKAHFNNTIDHLNFDPQYVKKGVTYYHTVIEMDSNPIRTALSVCKYLITQRVYAVVVSHPLIGDLSPAAVSYTSGFYHIPVIGISSRDSAFSDKNIHVSFLRTVPPYSHQADVWVELLKHFNYMKVIFIHSSDTDGRAILGRFQTTSQSLEDDVEIKVESVVEFEPGLMNFTEQLLEMANAQARVYLMYASSTDAKVIYRDAAALNMTDGGYVWIVTEQALGAVNAPEGLLGLKLINATSEKAHIMDSLYVLVSALRDMNEVENITEAPQDCDNSGSIWETGKKLFEYIRRQVLHNGATGKVAFDDNGDRIFAEYDIVNIKERGQQVSVGQYFYSAGSNNSTKMTLRVEEANITWPGRLRTKPEGFMIPTHLTVLTIEEKPFVYVREAIDKKPCLPDEIPCPHFNSTDDNSTQVLCCKGYCMDLLKELAKTINFTYSLALSPDGQFGTYMARNNSVGSKKEWSGLIGELVNERADMIIAPLTINPERAEFIEFSKPFKYQGITILEKKPSRSSTLVSFLQPFSNTLWILVMVSVHVVALVLYLLDRFSPFGRFKLANTDGTEEDALNLSSAIWFAWGVLLNSGIGEGTPRSFSARVLGMVWAGFAMIIVASYTANLAAFLVLERPKTKLTGINDARLRNTMENLTCATVKGSAVDMYFRRQVELSNMYRTMEANNYDTAEDAIRDVKIGKLMAFIWDSSRLEYEAAQDCELVTAGELFGRSGYGIGLQKGSPWADAVTLAILDFHESGFMEKLDTHWILQGNVPQCEQFEKTPNTLGLKNMAGVFILVAAGILGGIGLIMIEMVYKKHQIRKQKKLELARHAADKWRGAIEKRKTLRASMAAQRRLQSNGVNDPATVSLAVDTIARTSRAPCSPGRAWPGNSDIRQRPLSRTEDIRLSPAAYTADVSHLVV